CCCTTCCTGACCACCGCGCGCATGCTGCTGGATACCGGCGCCATGCGGCGGGCCGAGATGCTGGGGGCGGTGATGCGCCTGGCCTATACCCTCTCGGGCGGCACCCCGGCGCTGCTGGCGCGAACCTCCCTGCGCGTCTCCGGCGGCACCCTGACCCTGCGGCTGGCCGGCAGCGGCGTCTTCGCCGGCGACAGCGTGCAGCGGCGCGTGGAGGCCCTGGCGGCGGCATATGGGCTGGAGGGGATCGTCGAGGTCGGCTGAGAGGCACCACCGGGGGGGGGAGGCGCTGCCCATGCCACCCGCCGGGTGGAAGCTCCACCCCCTGGTCCCGCTTCGGGTCCGGCTGGGGCCGCAGGGCCGGGGCGTCAGTCGCCGGAGGGCAAGGATCTCAGGCGGTGCCGGCGTGGCGCAGGGCACAAGCCAGGGGCGTCCTATCCCCCGGCCGTCACCCCAGCAGCCCCATGATCTCCGGCAGCAGCGCGGCGTCGCCCACCGCGATCACCTGGCCCGAGGCCGTATCGAGCCGCAGCGGCCGGCCCTGCCAGTCCGTCATGCGCCCGCCGGCGGATTCGATCACCGGCACCAGCGGCGCCCAGTCCCAGGGCTTCAGGTCGGCTTCGACCACCGCATCCACCAGCCCCAGCGCCAGCAGCCCGTAGGCGTAGCAGTCGCCGCCCCAGGTCACGCGGCGGGCGGCGTCGCGCACCCGGGCGAAGCGGGGGGCTTCCTCCTCCGCGAACATGGAGGGGCTGGTGCAGGAGAGTTCGGCCTCGGCCATCCGCGCGCAGGGGCGGCAGCCCGGCGTGCCGCCCATCGGCCCGCGGAAGGAGAGCGGCCGGCCCTCGGCGCCGATCCAGCGCTCGCCCGTGCCGGGCTGGTCGATCAGCCCCAGCACGGGGCGGCCATGGTGCAGCAGCCCGATCAGCGTGCCGAACAGCGGCCGGCCCGTGACGAAGGCGCGGGTGCCGTCGATCGGGTCCACAACCCAGACCCATTCGGCATCGGCGGCGGCATTGCCGAATTCCTCACCGATCACGCCATGGTCGGGGAAGCGGCTGGCCAGCAGGGCGCGGATGGTGCGCTCGGCCTCGCGGTCCGCCTCCGTCACCGGGCTGGCGTCGCCCTTCGCTTCCACCAGCAGGTGGGAACGAAAAAGGGGGCGGATAACCGCCCCCGCCGCATCAGCGGCCGCCTCGGCGGCCGCGATGAGGTCGTCCATCACGGCAGCGGCTGCGGATTCGCGGAGAGCGTGCGCAGATAGGCGATGACGTCTGCGCGCTGCTCCGCGTTGCGGATGCCGGCGAAGGCCATGCGGGTGCCGCGGATGTAGCGGGCCGGGGCGGCCAGGAAGTGGTTCATCTCCTCATACCCCCAGGGCTTTTCCTTCAGAGCAGCCATAGCGGGGGAGTAGTTGAAGTCCGGGCGATGCGCATGCGGCCCGCCGACCACGCCATAGAGGTTCGGGCCGACCTTGTTGGCCTGCCCATCCTCGAAGGTATGGCAGGCGGAGCAGAGGCGGCCGGCGATCTGCCTGCCGTTGTCGGCATTGGCCGCGGCCAGCAGCGGACCGACCTCGGGGAGCGCGGGTTCCTCCTGCGCCGGGGCACCGCCGCCAGCGGCCGGAACGCCCTCGATCGCGATGGCGGTCTTTTCCAGCTGCTTCGGGTGCACGATCTGCTTCCCGATGAAGCCCGCCACCATGAAGGCGATGCCCGCGGTCAGGACGGCCGCGAATGCCTTGTTAGCCTCCAAGCTCATACTGCCGTCCGATCCCTGCATAATGACCCCGAGCCACGTGCGTTTGCGCCCAGGCGGGGCCTCGACTAGAAGCGGTCGGACCATAATGGCAGAGGCCCTCCGCTTCAACCCGTGTGCCACCGAAGGCGCCACCGGAGAATGGGGGCGCTGCCGGGACATGTGAGCGGTGATGAGATGACGGGTGTGATCGCCTTCCAGGGTATGCCTGGCGCCTATTCCGACCTGGCCTGCCGCAGCGCCTATCCCGGCTGGAACACCCTGCCCTGCCCGTCCTTCGAGGCCGCCATGGCCGCGGTGCGCGAGGGCCGGGCGCAACTGGCCATGCTGCCCTGCGAGAATTCCCTGGCCGGGCGGGTGCCGGACATCCACCGCCTGCTGCCCGATTCGGGCCTGCATGTGGTGGGCGAGCACTACCAGCGGGTCGAGCACTGCCTGCTGGCCCATAAGGGCGCGCGGCTGGAGGATATCCGCCGCGCCCACAGTCACCCGATGGCGCTGGGCCAGGTGCTGAACCTGCTGCGGGAGCGGAAGCTGGAGCCGGTGATCGAGGCCGATACCGCCGGTGCCGCCAAGCTGCTGGCGGAGAATCCCAGCATGGAGGACGCGGCCATCGCCTCCTCCCTGGCCGGCGAGATCTACGGGCTGGAGGTCCTGGCCCGGAATGTCGAGGATTCCGCCGACAACACCACCCGCTTCTATGTCATGTCCGCCACGCCGCAGCCGCTGCCGCCGGGCACGAAGCGGGCGGTGACCACCTTCGTCTTCCGCGTCCGCAACATCCCGGCGGCGCTGTACAAGGCGCTGGGCGGCTTCGCGACCAATGGCGTGAACATGACGAAGCTGGAGAGCTACATGCTCGACGGCCATTTCACCGCCACGCAATTCCTCTGCGACGTCGATGGCGACCCGGAGCAGCCGGGGCTGCGCCGGGCGCTGGAGGAGCTGGCCTTCTTCTCCAAGGAGCTGCGCGTGCTCGGCACCTATGCCGCGCATGACTACCGCTTCCAGCAGGCGGCCGAGGCGGATTGAAGCGCGCTGGGGCGGTCTATACGCCCCCGGCAGGGCAGCATGGCCAGCCGGGCTGAGGCAGGGTGCCGGCGGGGTGCGGCGATGCCGTCCTCCGGCTTTTCCCCGCGCCGAGTCGCCATTGCACCATTTTTTGATTAGCCGCGCGCATATCGAGACCGCTAGTCGGTCGAAGGCTCGCGGGAATGGAAGAATTGGACCTCGGCGCCTTCGCGCGGAACGCGCTCACCTCGACCATCCCTGCCAGTACCGTCCTGAGCCGCCGCTTCCGTGGCCTCACGGGCCTTCTGGTGCTGCTTCCAGGCCTTGCCCTGGCCGACCCGCCTGCCGAACCCAGTCCGATTACGGCGCCCATCCCCGCTGCGACGCCCAGTCCCGCCGCCACGTCCAGCGTGGCTGCCACGCCCAGCCCGGCTGCGGGGACACTCTGCCTCCCGGCCATCGCCGCAGCGGAGCGGAGCCACAAGATCCCGGCACATCTGCTGCGCAGCATCGCCTTCGTCGAGAGCGGGCGGACCGATCCCGTGACCGGCCGCACCGTGCCCTGGCCCTGGGCGATCAATGTCGGCGGCAAGGGATATTTCCACGACACCAAGGAGGAAGCCGTCGAAGCCGTGCGCGGCTTCCAGGCCCGCGGCATCCGCTCCATCGACGTGGGATGCGCGCAGATCAACCTGATGCATCACCCGGATGCCTTCGCCTCGCTGGAGGAGGCATTCGACCCCAAGACCAATACCAGCTATGCGGCCCGCTTCCTGAGAAGCCTGCAGGGAGCGACGCGGAGCTGGCCCATGGCCGCCGCGGGCTACCACTCGCAGACGCCGACTCTCGGCTTCCCCTATGCCCGCAAGGTCATGGCGATCTGGCCAGGTTCCGCCCGCTACGGCACCCTGCCCGTGCCGATACTGGGCACCGAGACGGGCACCGGCGCCCAGACTCTGGCGATTCCCGACATCTACACGCCTGAATTCGCGGCTAAGTCGCGCCGGATCGACGAGGATCTCAGGCGGAGCGGGCTTCGCACCCGGATCGACACCCGCCTGGAAGAAGTCGACCTCCCGTCCGGGCGAATACGCATCACGCTGCCGGCGCCACGGCGGGTGACGCAGCGCGATTCCCGATAGGCCCCTGAAGCCAGGGCGCTGCCTTCGCCGGCTTGCCGGCAAAGGCGGGATGGAACAGGCCTTTCAGCTCCCCGTGCTGCCGAAGCCGCCGGCGCCGCGCGCCGTCTCCGGCAGCACTTCCACCTCCTGCCAGATGGCGCGCACCACGGG
This genomic window from Roseomonas marmotae contains:
- a CDS encoding prephenate dehydratase; its protein translation is MTGVIAFQGMPGAYSDLACRSAYPGWNTLPCPSFEAAMAAVREGRAQLAMLPCENSLAGRVPDIHRLLPDSGLHVVGEHYQRVEHCLLAHKGARLEDIRRAHSHPMALGQVLNLLRERKLEPVIEADTAGAAKLLAENPSMEDAAIASSLAGEIYGLEVLARNVEDSADNTTRFYVMSATPQPLPPGTKRAVTTFVFRVRNIPAALYKALGGFATNGVNMTKLESYMLDGHFTATQFLCDVDGDPEQPGLRRALEELAFFSKELRVLGTYAAHDYRFQQAAEAD
- a CDS encoding lytic transglycosylase domain-containing protein, which codes for MEELDLGAFARNALTSTIPASTVLSRRFRGLTGLLVLLPGLALADPPAEPSPITAPIPAATPSPAATSSVAATPSPAAGTLCLPAIAAAERSHKIPAHLLRSIAFVESGRTDPVTGRTVPWPWAINVGGKGYFHDTKEEAVEAVRGFQARGIRSIDVGCAQINLMHHPDAFASLEEAFDPKTNTSYAARFLRSLQGATRSWPMAAAGYHSQTPTLGFPYARKVMAIWPGSARYGTLPVPILGTETGTGAQTLAIPDIYTPEFAAKSRRIDEDLRRSGLRTRIDTRLEEVDLPSGRIRITLPAPRRVTQRDSR
- the hisN gene encoding histidinol-phosphatase, producing the protein MDDLIAAAEAAADAAGAVIRPLFRSHLLVEAKGDASPVTEADREAERTIRALLASRFPDHGVIGEEFGNAAADAEWVWVVDPIDGTRAFVTGRPLFGTLIGLLHHGRPVLGLIDQPGTGERWIGAEGRPLSFRGPMGGTPGCRPCARMAEAELSCTSPSMFAEEEAPRFARVRDAARRVTWGGDCYAYGLLALGLVDAVVEADLKPWDWAPLVPVIESAGGRMTDWQGRPLRLDTASGQVIAVGDAALLPEIMGLLG
- a CDS encoding c-type cytochrome, which encodes MSLEANKAFAAVLTAGIAFMVAGFIGKQIVHPKQLEKTAIAIEGVPAAGGGAPAQEEPALPEVGPLLAAANADNGRQIAGRLCSACHTFEDGQANKVGPNLYGVVGGPHAHRPDFNYSPAMAALKEKPWGYEEMNHFLAAPARYIRGTRMAFAGIRNAEQRADVIAYLRTLSANPQPLP